GCTCGGACCACGGCACGGCGTACGGCGAGGACGGCTACACGGGACACCGGCTGGGGCACCCGGTGGTGTGGACGGTGCCCTATGGTGAGTTCGTGCTGCCGGTAGACTCCCAGCCATGACGCGCCTGGAGTCGATGCTCGAAGGGACGCCGTACGTGGCGTACCTCTACGGCTACCCGCACAAGACGGCCTACCGCCCGCTCACGCCCGCGCTGCCGCTGGAGGACGTCTGGGCGAAGGAGCGGCGGGACGCGCTGTTCCTCTACCTGCACGTCCCGTTCTGCGAGATGCGCTGCGGGTTCTGCAACCTCTTCACCGCCGCGGGCCCGAAGGAGGACGTCGTCGCAGCGTGGCTCGCCGCGCTGAAGCGCGAGGCCCGCCGGGTGAAGGAGGCGCTGGGGCCGGCCACGTTCGCGCGGGCCGCGATTGGCGGTGGCACCCCCACCCTGCTGGACGTCGCGGGGCTGGAGACGGTGTTCGACCTGGCGGCGGAGCTGGGCGTGGATCCTCGAGATGTGCCCATGTCCGTGGAGGTGTCGCCGGAGACGGTGGACGCGGACAAGGTGGCGCTCTTGAAGGCCCGGGGCGTGGACCGGGTGAGCATGGGCGTGCAGAGCTTCCTGGAGTCCGAGGTCGCCGCGGTAAAGCGGCCCCAGAAGACGGCGCAGGTGGAGGCCACGCTGGACCTGCTGCGGAGCGCGGGCTTCCCCACGCTCAACCTGGACCTCATCTACGGCATCGAGGGCCAGACGGTGGAGACGTTCCTCCACTCGCTGGAGGCGGCGCTGCGGTACGCGCCGGAGGAGCTGTACCTCTACCCGCTCTACGTGCGGCCCCTCACCTTCCTGGGCAAGAAGTCGCGCGCGTGGGACGACCTGCGGCTGTCGCTCTACCGGACCGGCCGGGACTTCCTCCTGTCGCGCGGCTACACGCAGGTGTCCATGCGGATGTTCCGCGCGGCGCATGCGCCCGCGGCTCGGGGCGCGGTGTACCGCTGCCAGGAGGACGGCATGGTGGGCCTGGGCGTGGGCGCGCGTTCGTACGCGGGCGCGGTGCACTACTCGTCCGAGTACGCGGTGGCCTCGCGCGAGGTGCGCGGCATCATCCAGGCGTACAGCGAGCGGGATACGGCGTCGTTCGGGGAGGTGCGCTACGGCTTCGTGCTGGACGCGGCCGAGCAGCGCCACCGGCACCTGGTGCTGTCGCTGCTGGCGGAGGGCGTGGACCCGGGCGTGTACCGCCAGCGCTTCGGCACGGAGGCGCAGTCGGACTTCCCGATGCTCGCGGAGCTGGAGGCGCACGGGCTGGCGCGCGACGTGGACGGCGTGTTCCAGCTCACTCCGGCGGGCGTGGAGCGCTCGGATTTGATTGGCCCGTGGCTGGACTCGGAGGCCGTGCGCGCGCGCATGGCGGAGTACTCCTGGCGATGAAGCTCACCGTGCTCTACCGGGGCCCGCTGTCCGGCTGTAACTACGGCTGCGAGTACTGCCCCTTCGGCAAGTGGAAGCAGAGCGAGGAGGAGCTCACGAAGGACCGCGCGGACCTGGAGCGGTTCCTCCAGTGGGTGGAGGCGCGCACGCAGGACACCGTGTCCGTGTTCTTCACGCCGTGGGGCGAGGCGCTCATCTGGCCCTGGTATCAGCAGGCCCTCGCGCGCCTGACGCACCTGCCCCACGTGGAGCGCGCGGCGGTGCAGACGAACCTCTCCTGCCGGCTGGACTGGCTCACGGACTGCCGCACGGAGAAGCTGGGCATCTGGGCCACGTACCATCCGGAGTGGATGAAGCGTGCGCGCTTCCTCGCTCAGTGCCAGCACTTGTCGGAGCACGGCGTGCGGCACAGCGCGGGCATGGTGGGCTTCCGGCGCTTCGCGGACGAAGCCGAGGCCCTGCGCCGCGAGCTCCCCGAGGACACGTACCTGTGGATCAACGCGGTGAAGGACGGCCTGGACGCGTACACGCCCGAGGACGTGGAGCGCTTCACCCGCATCGATCCGCTCTTCCCGGTGAACAACACGCGCCACCCCAGCCGGGGCCGGGCCTGCCGTGGCGGCGAGTCCGTGCTGTCCGTGGACGGTGACGGCACCGCGTACCGGTGCCACTTCATCAAGGAGCCGCTGGGCAACCTCTACGCGCCAGACTTCGACGCGGCGTTGAAGCCGCGCCCATGCTCGAAGGACACGTGCGGGTGTCACATCGGCTACGTGCACCTGGAGTACCTGGAGCTGGATCGCGTGTTCGGCTCCGGGCTGCTGGAGCGCGTGCCGGCGACGCGGCTGTGGACGGGCGGCGCTCAGCGCAGCGCTTCGCGGATCTCCCAGTCGTAGACGGACAGACCGTCTCGCGTGAGGCCGGGGAGCAGGT
The sequence above is drawn from the Corallococcus sp. NCRR genome and encodes:
- a CDS encoding STM4012 family radical SAM protein gives rise to the protein MTRLESMLEGTPYVAYLYGYPHKTAYRPLTPALPLEDVWAKERRDALFLYLHVPFCEMRCGFCNLFTAAGPKEDVVAAWLAALKREARRVKEALGPATFARAAIGGGTPTLLDVAGLETVFDLAAELGVDPRDVPMSVEVSPETVDADKVALLKARGVDRVSMGVQSFLESEVAAVKRPQKTAQVEATLDLLRSAGFPTLNLDLIYGIEGQTVETFLHSLEAALRYAPEELYLYPLYVRPLTFLGKKSRAWDDLRLSLYRTGRDFLLSRGYTQVSMRMFRAAHAPAARGAVYRCQEDGMVGLGVGARSYAGAVHYSSEYAVASREVRGIIQAYSERDTASFGEVRYGFVLDAAEQRHRHLVLSLLAEGVDPGVYRQRFGTEAQSDFPMLAELEAHGLARDVDGVFQLTPAGVERSDLIGPWLDSEAVRARMAEYSWR
- a CDS encoding STM4011 family radical SAM protein, which encodes MKLTVLYRGPLSGCNYGCEYCPFGKWKQSEEELTKDRADLERFLQWVEARTQDTVSVFFTPWGEALIWPWYQQALARLTHLPHVERAAVQTNLSCRLDWLTDCRTEKLGIWATYHPEWMKRARFLAQCQHLSEHGVRHSAGMVGFRRFADEAEALRRELPEDTYLWINAVKDGLDAYTPEDVERFTRIDPLFPVNNTRHPSRGRACRGGESVLSVDGDGTAYRCHFIKEPLGNLYAPDFDAALKPRPCSKDTCGCHIGYVHLEYLELDRVFGSGLLERVPATRLWTGGAQRSASRISQS